ATGCAGAAGATCGGCGTCAGGCCGGCCTTGCGTGCCACTTCGACCTTGTCCGCCACCAGTTCATCGCTTTCCTTGTGGTAGGTGCGGCGCTCGGAGTGGCCGACGATGACGTATTGACAGCCATAGTCCTGAAGCATGGAGCTGGCGATCTCACCAGTGTAGGCCCCGGAGGCGTGGATGGAGACATCCTGAGCACCCCAGCCGATTCCGCTGCCGTCAAGCTCGGCCTGCACCAGGGGGATGTAGATGGCCGGGGCGCAGACGGCCAGATCGGCATTGCTGACGGAGTCCAGGCCGGCCTTGATCCCCGCCAACAGCGTCTTGATGCTGTCGATGGACCCGTTCATCTTCCAGTTACCTGCTACCAGGGGCTTACGCATGGGTGACTCCAACGTCTGGGGTGCGAAAAAGAGCGCGTGAGTGTAGCCTTAGTGACAGATGAAATCAATGGCCTTGATCAGGACAGAGGACAGAGGACGGGGGACGGAAGACAGATTTTTGCGTCGCTGCGCGACAAATTAAGTAAAACTGGCGCGAGCGCCTCTGTCTTCTGTCCTCTGTCCTCTGTCCTCTGTATCAGGCCTGCCGTATACGCACCACGCGCATGACCTCGAACTCCAGGCCGGCGATCTGCTCCTGATCCGGGTAGTAGGTGAGGTTGACCTTGGCCC
This is a stretch of genomic DNA from gamma proteobacterium SS-5. It encodes these proteins:
- a CDS encoding triose-phosphate isomerase; the protein is MRKPLVAGNWKMNGSIDSIKTLLAGIKAGLDSVSNADLAVCAPAIYIPLVQAELDGSGIGWGAQDVSIHASGAYTGEIASSMLQDYGCQYVIVGHSERRTYHKESDELVADKVEVARKAGLTPIFCIGETLEQREGGITEQVCARQIDALINKYGVEALADGVIAYEPVWAIGTGKTASPEQAQEVHAFIRGRVAAKSSEIGDKLRILYGGSMKPGNAAELMAKPDIDGGLIGGAALKAEDFLGICQAG